Proteins co-encoded in one Flavobacterium fluviale genomic window:
- a CDS encoding DUF808 domain-containing protein, translated as MASGFFVLLDDIAAIMDDVAVMSKVAAKKTAGILGDDLAVNAEKASGFASSRELPVLWAISKGSLLNKIIILPIAFLLSAFLPVAIIVILVLGGLFLAYEGAEKIYEFVFPHKHHESEGITDEVLTEEQILAVEKEKIKSAIVTDFILSVEIVIIALGTVIGEPITQQILVTSIIALIATVGVYGIVALIVRMDEAGYKLIKFSKNEKSISKFIGNLLVKALPLVIKSLTVIGTIALILVAGGIFVHYIPFFHHLSEEIKMPSIVKEFTVGLVLGFVVLAFVNLFKKLFKKKTA; from the coding sequence AAAACAGCTGGAATTTTAGGAGATGATTTAGCAGTAAATGCCGAAAAAGCTTCAGGCTTCGCATCATCAAGAGAACTACCCGTTTTATGGGCGATCAGTAAAGGTTCGTTGCTTAACAAAATTATTATCCTGCCAATTGCATTTTTACTAAGCGCCTTCTTACCGGTCGCTATTATTGTAATTCTAGTTTTAGGAGGATTATTTCTAGCATACGAAGGAGCCGAAAAAATATACGAGTTTGTATTTCCGCACAAACACCACGAATCTGAAGGAATTACAGACGAAGTTTTAACAGAAGAACAAATATTAGCAGTTGAAAAAGAAAAAATAAAATCTGCAATTGTAACCGATTTTATTCTTTCTGTAGAAATTGTAATTATCGCTTTAGGAACTGTGATAGGCGAACCTATTACACAGCAAATACTTGTAACTTCGATAATTGCATTAATTGCAACGGTTGGTGTTTACGGTATTGTTGCCCTTATTGTAAGAATGGATGAAGCAGGTTATAAACTAATTAAGTTTAGCAAAAACGAAAAAAGCATATCAAAATTTATTGGTAACCTCTTGGTAAAAGCTTTACCGCTGGTTATAAAAAGCTTAACAGTAATTGGTACAATAGCTTTAATTTTAGTTGCAGGCGGCATATTTGTACATTACATACCATTTTTTCACCATTTATCAGAAGAAATAAAAATGCCTTCAATTGTAAAAGAATTTACAGTTGGATTAGTTTTAGGATTTGTAGTTCTAGCTTTTGTCAACCTGTTTAAAAAGCTTTTTAAGAAGAAAACAGCTTAA
- a CDS encoding type II toxin-antitoxin system RelE/ParE family toxin — translation MEKFIKVVWTYTAKNQLQTIFNYYKEKSIQGANNIKNEILNSTKNIHFIDQYQKDEIESQYRRIIVRDYKILYFVEDEVIYISKIFSTKRNFTKQL, via the coding sequence ATGGAAAAGTTTATAAAGGTAGTGTGGACTTATACTGCCAAGAATCAGTTGCAAACAATTTTTAATTATTATAAAGAAAAATCGATTCAGGGTGCCAACAATATTAAAAATGAAATTCTGAATTCTACTAAAAATATACATTTTATTGATCAGTATCAAAAAGATGAAATTGAATCACAATATCGAAGAATTATAGTTAGAGATTATAAGATATTATATTTTGTTGAAGATGAAGTAATTTATATTTCTAAAATATTTTCTACAAAACGAAATTTTA